From Salvelinus sp. IW2-2015 linkage group LG18, ASM291031v2, whole genome shotgun sequence, a single genomic window includes:
- the zmiz1a gene encoding zinc finger MIZ domain-containing protein 1 isoform X3 — translation MNALPSMDRHIQQTNDRLLCIKQHLQNPANFHTAATELLDWCGDPRAFQRPFEQSLMGCLTVVSRVAAQQGFDLDLGYRLLAVCAANRDKFTPKSAALLSSWCEELGRLLLLRHQKSRQNESPQGKVPMQPNINTMKPPGGLSHGDGSFAYDSVPWQQNTNQPPGSLSVVTTVWGVTNTSQSQVLANSSSHMNPGGNPMGQGMSGGPAGLNSPQFPGQQQQFPAKGSQGQGYMQQGMYGRQGYPGGGGYSGSYPGGPNTPPGGMGMPQHSRQPGDFTQPAAAAAAAAVAAAAATATATATATVAAMQQETQNKEINQYGQMCSSFQMGPGQAYNNQFMNQPGPRGPPGGMNPGSMGQAMNNPSMGGPTMGMNQTQAPGMGPFGAHGQRMPQQGYGGPGGPRQAMPMQGMKRPYPGEPNYVGQQYGPNVSSPPQQSQYPTSNPSRPMPSPNYPGQRMPGGQGQGHYHPQGMPMGQYYRQEPFNGQNRGGYSYSQGNGAPRPGNYPHSPVPGNPTPPMTPGSSMPPYLSPNQDVKPPFPPDMKPNMAALPPPNTTDTFKRKADVLSSCPVSPLXSANPNEELRLTFPVRDGVVLEPFRLEHNLAVSNHVYHLRPSVHQTLMWRSDLELQFKCYHHEDRQMNTNWPASVQVSVNATPLTIERGDNKTSHKPLHLKQVCQPGRNTIQITVTACCCSHLFVLQLVHRPSVRSVLQGLLKKRLLPAEHCITKIKRNFSSVVASSGNTSLNGEDGIEQTAIKVSLKCPITFRRIQLPARGHDCKHVQCFDLESYLQLNCERGMWRCPVCNKTALLEGLEVDQYMWGILNAIQNSEFEEVNIDPSCSWRPVPIKSDLHIKEDPDGPLAKRFKTMSPSQMTMPNVMEMIAQLGPGPSHYPSGPAQHGGVGAGGNPGEYGGPRGPGNTYHGHGNFDFAHGNPSGGGGGGGGPRGGGSPMSDFIHTPQLSHPPDFPGGLLSQDKPLSHGINGPMSHPSSTDQSHNSMQQQSLHAPPHPNNQLIHHGGSQSGQSLHHSGQSLLPPRQQAPPPQLQQGQNSHQHSDLNFNPSSGIEGQISGDMPEPSLDLLPELANPDELLSYLDPPDLPSNSNDDLLSLFENN, via the exons CCTTGCTGTCATCGTGGTGCGAGGAGCTGGGTCGCCTCCTGCTGTTGCGTCACCAGAAGAGCAGACAGAACGAGTCCCCTCAGGGCAAAGTCCCCATGCAGCCCAACATAAACACCATGAAACCCCCTGGAGGACTCTCACAtgg TGATGGGTCATTTGCCTACGACTCAGTTCCATGGCAACAGAACACCAACCAGCCCCCGGGGTCATTGTCTGTTGTTACCACCGTGTGGGGTGTGACCAACACGTCACAGAGTCAg GTGTTGGCCAACAGCTCCAGCCATATGAACCCAGGAGGTAACCCCATGGGCCAGGGTATGTCTGGGGGTCCGGCAGGCCTCAACTCCCCCCAGTTTCCCggccagcagcagcagttccCGGCCAAGGGAAGCCAGGGTCAGGGCTACATGCAGCAGGGGATGTATGGCAGGCAAGGATACCCCGGTGGAGGGGGCTACAGCGGGAG TTACCCAGGTGGTCCTAACACTCCCCCAGGGGGGATGGGCATGCCCCAACACTCCCGCCAGCCTGGCGACTTCACCCAACCAGCAGCTGCAGCTGCTGCCGCCGCTGTTGCCGCCGCCGCTGCTACGGCAACCGCCACAGCAACTGCTACCGTGGCAGCCATGCAGCAGGAGACCCAGAACAAAGAGATTAACCAGTATGGACAG ATGTGTTCCTCCTTCCAGATGGGCCCAGGCCAGGCCTACAACAACCAGTTCATGAACCAGCCCGGCCCCAGAGGGCCCCCTGGAGGCATGAACCCAGGCAGCATGGGCCAGGCCATGAACAACCCGAGCATGGGTGGGCCTACCATGGGCATGAATCAAACTCAAGCCCCAGGCATGGGGCCTTTCGGGGCCCATGGCCAGAGGATGCCCCAGCAGGGCTACGGAGGACCTGGAGGCCCCAGACAGGCCATGCCTATGCAGGGCATGAAGAGGCCCTATCCTGGGGAG CCAAACTACGTGGGTCAGCAGTATGGTCCTAACGTCAGTTCCCCTCCCCAGCAGAGTCAGTACCCCACCTCTAACCCATCCAGGCCGATGCCCTCCCCAAACTACCCCGGCCAGAGGATGCCCGGGGGGCAGGGGCAAGGCCACTACCACCCGCAAGGCATGCCCATGGGGCAGTACTATAGG CAAGAGCCATTCAACGGTCAGAACAGAGGTGGATACTCATATAGCCAAGGCAACGGG gCCCCCAGGCCAGGTAACTACCCCCACTCCCCGGTGCCTGGTAACCCCACTCCTCCTATGACCCCCGGAAGCAGTATGCCCCCGTACCTCTCGCCCAACCAGGATGTCAAGCCCCCGTTCCCGCCTGACATGAAACCAAATATGGCAGCGCTTCCACCTCCCA ATACCACAGATACATTTAAACGGAAAGCTGACGTCCTAtcttcctgtcctgtctctccGCTCCMATCAGCCAATCCCAACGAGGAGCTGCGGTTGACCTTCCCGGTCCGGGACGGTGTGGTATTGGAACCTTTCCGGTTGGAACACAACCTCGCCGTCAGTAACCACGTCTACCACCTACGACCGTCGGTACACCAGACCCTCATGTGGAG GTCAGACCTGGAGCTGCAGTTCAAGTGTTACCACCATGAGGACCGACAGATGAACACCAACTGGCCTGCCTCCGTCCag GTCAGTGTCAATGCCACACCGCTGACCATCGAGCGGGGCGACAACAAGACGTCCCATAAACCCTTGCACCTGAAGCAAGTGTGTCAGCCCGGCAGAAACACCATCCAGATCACCGTCACCGCGTGCTGTTGT TCGCACCTGTTTGTGCTGCAGCTGGTCCACAGGCCTTCAGTCCGCTCCGTCCTGCAAGGGCTCCTGAAGAAGAGACTCCTGCCTGCAGAACACTGCATCACCAAGA ttAAGAGGAACTTCAGCAGCGTTGTGGCCTCGTCGGGTAACACCAGTCTAAATGGGGAGGATGGAATTGAGCAGACCGCCATCAAAGTCTCCCTCAAATGCCCAATCACTTTCAGGCGCATCCAGCTGCCCGCCAGGGGGCATGACTGCAAACACGTACAG TGTTTTGATCTGGAGTCGTATCTGCAGCTGAACTGTGAGAGGGGGATGTGGAGGTGTCCTGTATGCAA TAAAACTGCCTTGTTAGAGGGTCTAGAGGTGGACCAGTACATGTGGGGAATCCTCAACGCCATCCAGAA TTCGGAGTTTGAGGAGGTGAACATTGACCCATCGTGTAGCTGGCGCCCGGTGCCCATCAAATCTGACCTCCATATTAAAGAAGACCCTGATGGACCACTGGCCAAACGCTTCAAGACCATGAGCCCCTCCCAGATGACCATGCCCAATGTCATGGAGATGATCGCCCAGCTGGGCCCTGGCCCCTCCCATTACCCATCAGGCCCTGCTCAGCACGGGGGCGTCGGCGCCGGGGGCAACCCAGGGGAGTACGGTGGCCCGAGAGGCCCAG GCAACACTTACCACGGTCACGGGAACTTTGACTTCGCCCACGGTAACCCCTCGGGcgggggaggtggtggaggtggaccGAGAGGAGGAGGATCCCCCATGAGTGACTTTATCCACACCCCTCAGCTGTCTCACCCCCCAGACTTCCCTGGGGGTCTTCTATCCCAGGACAAGCCCCTCAGCCACGGCATCAACGGCCCT aTGTCTCATCCTTCCAGCACTGATCAGTCCCATAATTCCATGCAACAGCAGAGCTTGCACGCGCCTCCTCACCCCAACAACCAGTTGATACATCACGGTGGCAGCCAATCAGGGCAGTCGTTACATCACAGCGGCCAATCGTTGCTGCCACCTCGCCAGCAGGCCCCGCCTCCCCAGCTGCAGCAAGGCCAGAACAGCCACCAGCACAGCGATCTGAACTTTAACCCCTCCTCGGGCATCGAAGGTCAAATCAGTGGTGACATGCCCGAGCCCTCCCTAGAT ctgcTTCCAGAGCTGGCCAACCCAGACGAGCTCCTGTCCTATCTGGACCCCCCGGACCTCCCCTCCAACAGCAACGATGACCTGCTCTCCCTCTTTGAGAACAATTAA
- the zmiz1a gene encoding zinc finger MIZ domain-containing protein 1 isoform X5 → MNALPSMDRHIQQTNDRLLCIKQHLQNPANFHTAATELLDWCGDPRAFQRPFEQSLMGCLTVVSRVAAQQGFDLDLGYRLLAVCAANRDKFTPKSAALLSSWCEELGRLLLLRHQKSRQNESPQGKVPMQPNINTMKPPGGLSHGDGSFAYDSVPWQQNTNQPPGSLSVVTTVWGVTNTSQSQVLANSSSHMNPGGNPMGQGMSGGPAGLNSPQFPGQQQQFPAKGSQGQGYMQQGMYGRQGYPGGGGYSGSYPGGPNTPPGGMGMPQHSRQPGDFTQPAAAAAAAAVAAAAATATATATATVAAMQQETQNKEINQYGQMCSSFQMGPGQAYNNQFMNQPGPRGPPGGMNPGSMGQAMNNPSMGGPTMGMNQTQAPGMGPFGAHGQRMPQQGYGGPGGPRQAMPMQGMKRPYPGEPNYVGQQYGPNVSSPPQQSQYPTSNPSRPMPSPNYPGQRMPGGQGQGHYHPQGMPMGQYYRQEPFNGQNRGGYSYSQGNGAPRPGNYPHSPVPGNPTPPMTPGSSMPPYLSPNQDVKPPFPPDMKPNMAALPPPTNPNEELRLTFPVRDGVVLEPFRLEHNLAVSNHVYHLRPSVHQTLMWRSDLELQFKCYHHEDRQMNTNWPASVQVSVNATPLTIERGDNKTSHKPLHLKQVCQPGRNTIQITVTACCCSHLFVLQLVHRPSVRSVLQGLLKKRLLPAEHCITKIKRNFSSVVASSGNTSLNGEDGIEQTAIKVSLKCPITFRRIQLPARGHDCKHVQCFDLESYLQLNCERGMWRCPVCNKTALLEGLEVDQYMWGILNAIQNSEFEEVNIDPSCSWRPVPIKSDLHIKEDPDGPLAKRFKTMSPSQMTMPNVMEMIAQLGPGPSHYPSGPAQHGGVGAGGNPGEYGGPRGPGNTYHGHGNFDFAHGNPSGGGGGGGGPRGGGSPMSDFIHTPQLSHPPDFPGGLLSQDKPLSHGINGPMSHPSSTDQSHNSMQQQSLHAPPHPNNQLIHHGGSQSGQSLHHSGQSLLPPRQQAPPPQLQQGQNSHQHSDLNFNPSSGIEGQISGDMPEPSLDLLPELANPDELLSYLDPPDLPSNSNDDLLSLFENN, encoded by the exons CCTTGCTGTCATCGTGGTGCGAGGAGCTGGGTCGCCTCCTGCTGTTGCGTCACCAGAAGAGCAGACAGAACGAGTCCCCTCAGGGCAAAGTCCCCATGCAGCCCAACATAAACACCATGAAACCCCCTGGAGGACTCTCACAtgg TGATGGGTCATTTGCCTACGACTCAGTTCCATGGCAACAGAACACCAACCAGCCCCCGGGGTCATTGTCTGTTGTTACCACCGTGTGGGGTGTGACCAACACGTCACAGAGTCAg GTGTTGGCCAACAGCTCCAGCCATATGAACCCAGGAGGTAACCCCATGGGCCAGGGTATGTCTGGGGGTCCGGCAGGCCTCAACTCCCCCCAGTTTCCCggccagcagcagcagttccCGGCCAAGGGAAGCCAGGGTCAGGGCTACATGCAGCAGGGGATGTATGGCAGGCAAGGATACCCCGGTGGAGGGGGCTACAGCGGGAG TTACCCAGGTGGTCCTAACACTCCCCCAGGGGGGATGGGCATGCCCCAACACTCCCGCCAGCCTGGCGACTTCACCCAACCAGCAGCTGCAGCTGCTGCCGCCGCTGTTGCCGCCGCCGCTGCTACGGCAACCGCCACAGCAACTGCTACCGTGGCAGCCATGCAGCAGGAGACCCAGAACAAAGAGATTAACCAGTATGGACAG ATGTGTTCCTCCTTCCAGATGGGCCCAGGCCAGGCCTACAACAACCAGTTCATGAACCAGCCCGGCCCCAGAGGGCCCCCTGGAGGCATGAACCCAGGCAGCATGGGCCAGGCCATGAACAACCCGAGCATGGGTGGGCCTACCATGGGCATGAATCAAACTCAAGCCCCAGGCATGGGGCCTTTCGGGGCCCATGGCCAGAGGATGCCCCAGCAGGGCTACGGAGGACCTGGAGGCCCCAGACAGGCCATGCCTATGCAGGGCATGAAGAGGCCCTATCCTGGGGAG CCAAACTACGTGGGTCAGCAGTATGGTCCTAACGTCAGTTCCCCTCCCCAGCAGAGTCAGTACCCCACCTCTAACCCATCCAGGCCGATGCCCTCCCCAAACTACCCCGGCCAGAGGATGCCCGGGGGGCAGGGGCAAGGCCACTACCACCCGCAAGGCATGCCCATGGGGCAGTACTATAGG CAAGAGCCATTCAACGGTCAGAACAGAGGTGGATACTCATATAGCCAAGGCAACGGG gCCCCCAGGCCAGGTAACTACCCCCACTCCCCGGTGCCTGGTAACCCCACTCCTCCTATGACCCCCGGAAGCAGTATGCCCCCGTACCTCTCGCCCAACCAGGATGTCAAGCCCCCGTTCCCGCCTGACATGAAACCAAATATGGCAGCGCTTCCACCTCCCA CCAATCCCAACGAGGAGCTGCGGTTGACCTTCCCGGTCCGGGACGGTGTGGTATTGGAACCTTTCCGGTTGGAACACAACCTCGCCGTCAGTAACCACGTCTACCACCTACGACCGTCGGTACACCAGACCCTCATGTGGAG GTCAGACCTGGAGCTGCAGTTCAAGTGTTACCACCATGAGGACCGACAGATGAACACCAACTGGCCTGCCTCCGTCCag GTCAGTGTCAATGCCACACCGCTGACCATCGAGCGGGGCGACAACAAGACGTCCCATAAACCCTTGCACCTGAAGCAAGTGTGTCAGCCCGGCAGAAACACCATCCAGATCACCGTCACCGCGTGCTGTTGT TCGCACCTGTTTGTGCTGCAGCTGGTCCACAGGCCTTCAGTCCGCTCCGTCCTGCAAGGGCTCCTGAAGAAGAGACTCCTGCCTGCAGAACACTGCATCACCAAGA ttAAGAGGAACTTCAGCAGCGTTGTGGCCTCGTCGGGTAACACCAGTCTAAATGGGGAGGATGGAATTGAGCAGACCGCCATCAAAGTCTCCCTCAAATGCCCAATCACTTTCAGGCGCATCCAGCTGCCCGCCAGGGGGCATGACTGCAAACACGTACAG TGTTTTGATCTGGAGTCGTATCTGCAGCTGAACTGTGAGAGGGGGATGTGGAGGTGTCCTGTATGCAA TAAAACTGCCTTGTTAGAGGGTCTAGAGGTGGACCAGTACATGTGGGGAATCCTCAACGCCATCCAGAA TTCGGAGTTTGAGGAGGTGAACATTGACCCATCGTGTAGCTGGCGCCCGGTGCCCATCAAATCTGACCTCCATATTAAAGAAGACCCTGATGGACCACTGGCCAAACGCTTCAAGACCATGAGCCCCTCCCAGATGACCATGCCCAATGTCATGGAGATGATCGCCCAGCTGGGCCCTGGCCCCTCCCATTACCCATCAGGCCCTGCTCAGCACGGGGGCGTCGGCGCCGGGGGCAACCCAGGGGAGTACGGTGGCCCGAGAGGCCCAG GCAACACTTACCACGGTCACGGGAACTTTGACTTCGCCCACGGTAACCCCTCGGGcgggggaggtggtggaggtggaccGAGAGGAGGAGGATCCCCCATGAGTGACTTTATCCACACCCCTCAGCTGTCTCACCCCCCAGACTTCCCTGGGGGTCTTCTATCCCAGGACAAGCCCCTCAGCCACGGCATCAACGGCCCT aTGTCTCATCCTTCCAGCACTGATCAGTCCCATAATTCCATGCAACAGCAGAGCTTGCACGCGCCTCCTCACCCCAACAACCAGTTGATACATCACGGTGGCAGCCAATCAGGGCAGTCGTTACATCACAGCGGCCAATCGTTGCTGCCACCTCGCCAGCAGGCCCCGCCTCCCCAGCTGCAGCAAGGCCAGAACAGCCACCAGCACAGCGATCTGAACTTTAACCCCTCCTCGGGCATCGAAGGTCAAATCAGTGGTGACATGCCCGAGCCCTCCCTAGAT ctgcTTCCAGAGCTGGCCAACCCAGACGAGCTCCTGTCCTATCTGGACCCCCCGGACCTCCCCTCCAACAGCAACGATGACCTGCTCTCCCTCTTTGAGAACAATTAA
- the zmiz1a gene encoding zinc finger MIZ domain-containing protein 1 isoform X2, which translates to MNALPSMDRHIQQTNDRLLCIKQHLQNPANFHTAATELLDWCGDPRAFQRPFEQSLMGCLTVVSRVAAQQGFDLDLGYRLLAVCAANRDKFTPKSAETNTCRRCQSDSALLSSWCEELGRLLLLRHQKSRQNESPQGKVPMQPNINTMKPPGGLSHGDGSFAYDSVPWQQNTNQPPGSLSVVTTVWGVTNTSQSQVLANSSSHMNPGGNPMGQGMSGGPAGLNSPQFPGQQQQFPAKGSQGQGYMQQGMYGRQGYPGGGGYSGSYPGGPNTPPGGMGMPQHSRQPGDFTQPAAAAAAAAVAAAAATATATATATVAAMQQETQNKEINQYGQMCSSFQMGPGQAYNNQFMNQPGPRGPPGGMNPGSMGQAMNNPSMGGPTMGMNQTQAPGMGPFGAHGQRMPQQGYGGPGGPRQAMPMQGMKRPYPGEPNYVGQQYGPNVSSPPQQSQYPTSNPSRPMPSPNYPGQRMPGGQGQGHYHPQGMPMGQYYRQEPFNGQNRGGYSYSQGNGAPRPGNYPHSPVPGNPTPPMTPGSSMPPYLSPNQDVKPPFPPDMKPNMAALPPPNTFKRKADVLSSCPVSPLXSANPNEELRLTFPVRDGVVLEPFRLEHNLAVSNHVYHLRPSVHQTLMWRSDLELQFKCYHHEDRQMNTNWPASVQVSVNATPLTIERGDNKTSHKPLHLKQVCQPGRNTIQITVTACCCSHLFVLQLVHRPSVRSVLQGLLKKRLLPAEHCITKIKRNFSSVVASSGNTSLNGEDGIEQTAIKVSLKCPITFRRIQLPARGHDCKHVQCFDLESYLQLNCERGMWRCPVCNKTALLEGLEVDQYMWGILNAIQNSEFEEVNIDPSCSWRPVPIKSDLHIKEDPDGPLAKRFKTMSPSQMTMPNVMEMIAQLGPGPSHYPSGPAQHGGVGAGGNPGEYGGPRGPGNTYHGHGNFDFAHGNPSGGGGGGGGPRGGGSPMSDFIHTPQLSHPPDFPGGLLSQDKPLSHGINGPMSHPSSTDQSHNSMQQQSLHAPPHPNNQLIHHGGSQSGQSLHHSGQSLLPPRQQAPPPQLQQGQNSHQHSDLNFNPSSGIEGQISGDMPEPSLDLLPELANPDELLSYLDPPDLPSNSNDDLLSLFENN; encoded by the exons AAACCAACACCTGCAGGAGATGTCAGAGTGACTCAG CCTTGCTGTCATCGTGGTGCGAGGAGCTGGGTCGCCTCCTGCTGTTGCGTCACCAGAAGAGCAGACAGAACGAGTCCCCTCAGGGCAAAGTCCCCATGCAGCCCAACATAAACACCATGAAACCCCCTGGAGGACTCTCACAtgg TGATGGGTCATTTGCCTACGACTCAGTTCCATGGCAACAGAACACCAACCAGCCCCCGGGGTCATTGTCTGTTGTTACCACCGTGTGGGGTGTGACCAACACGTCACAGAGTCAg GTGTTGGCCAACAGCTCCAGCCATATGAACCCAGGAGGTAACCCCATGGGCCAGGGTATGTCTGGGGGTCCGGCAGGCCTCAACTCCCCCCAGTTTCCCggccagcagcagcagttccCGGCCAAGGGAAGCCAGGGTCAGGGCTACATGCAGCAGGGGATGTATGGCAGGCAAGGATACCCCGGTGGAGGGGGCTACAGCGGGAG TTACCCAGGTGGTCCTAACACTCCCCCAGGGGGGATGGGCATGCCCCAACACTCCCGCCAGCCTGGCGACTTCACCCAACCAGCAGCTGCAGCTGCTGCCGCCGCTGTTGCCGCCGCCGCTGCTACGGCAACCGCCACAGCAACTGCTACCGTGGCAGCCATGCAGCAGGAGACCCAGAACAAAGAGATTAACCAGTATGGACAG ATGTGTTCCTCCTTCCAGATGGGCCCAGGCCAGGCCTACAACAACCAGTTCATGAACCAGCCCGGCCCCAGAGGGCCCCCTGGAGGCATGAACCCAGGCAGCATGGGCCAGGCCATGAACAACCCGAGCATGGGTGGGCCTACCATGGGCATGAATCAAACTCAAGCCCCAGGCATGGGGCCTTTCGGGGCCCATGGCCAGAGGATGCCCCAGCAGGGCTACGGAGGACCTGGAGGCCCCAGACAGGCCATGCCTATGCAGGGCATGAAGAGGCCCTATCCTGGGGAG CCAAACTACGTGGGTCAGCAGTATGGTCCTAACGTCAGTTCCCCTCCCCAGCAGAGTCAGTACCCCACCTCTAACCCATCCAGGCCGATGCCCTCCCCAAACTACCCCGGCCAGAGGATGCCCGGGGGGCAGGGGCAAGGCCACTACCACCCGCAAGGCATGCCCATGGGGCAGTACTATAGG CAAGAGCCATTCAACGGTCAGAACAGAGGTGGATACTCATATAGCCAAGGCAACGGG gCCCCCAGGCCAGGTAACTACCCCCACTCCCCGGTGCCTGGTAACCCCACTCCTCCTATGACCCCCGGAAGCAGTATGCCCCCGTACCTCTCGCCCAACCAGGATGTCAAGCCCCCGTTCCCGCCTGACATGAAACCAAATATGGCAGCGCTTCCACCTCCCA ATACATTTAAACGGAAAGCTGACGTCCTAtcttcctgtcctgtctctccGCTCCMATCAGCCAATCCCAACGAGGAGCTGCGGTTGACCTTCCCGGTCCGGGACGGTGTGGTATTGGAACCTTTCCGGTTGGAACACAACCTCGCCGTCAGTAACCACGTCTACCACCTACGACCGTCGGTACACCAGACCCTCATGTGGAG GTCAGACCTGGAGCTGCAGTTCAAGTGTTACCACCATGAGGACCGACAGATGAACACCAACTGGCCTGCCTCCGTCCag GTCAGTGTCAATGCCACACCGCTGACCATCGAGCGGGGCGACAACAAGACGTCCCATAAACCCTTGCACCTGAAGCAAGTGTGTCAGCCCGGCAGAAACACCATCCAGATCACCGTCACCGCGTGCTGTTGT TCGCACCTGTTTGTGCTGCAGCTGGTCCACAGGCCTTCAGTCCGCTCCGTCCTGCAAGGGCTCCTGAAGAAGAGACTCCTGCCTGCAGAACACTGCATCACCAAGA ttAAGAGGAACTTCAGCAGCGTTGTGGCCTCGTCGGGTAACACCAGTCTAAATGGGGAGGATGGAATTGAGCAGACCGCCATCAAAGTCTCCCTCAAATGCCCAATCACTTTCAGGCGCATCCAGCTGCCCGCCAGGGGGCATGACTGCAAACACGTACAG TGTTTTGATCTGGAGTCGTATCTGCAGCTGAACTGTGAGAGGGGGATGTGGAGGTGTCCTGTATGCAA TAAAACTGCCTTGTTAGAGGGTCTAGAGGTGGACCAGTACATGTGGGGAATCCTCAACGCCATCCAGAA TTCGGAGTTTGAGGAGGTGAACATTGACCCATCGTGTAGCTGGCGCCCGGTGCCCATCAAATCTGACCTCCATATTAAAGAAGACCCTGATGGACCACTGGCCAAACGCTTCAAGACCATGAGCCCCTCCCAGATGACCATGCCCAATGTCATGGAGATGATCGCCCAGCTGGGCCCTGGCCCCTCCCATTACCCATCAGGCCCTGCTCAGCACGGGGGCGTCGGCGCCGGGGGCAACCCAGGGGAGTACGGTGGCCCGAGAGGCCCAG GCAACACTTACCACGGTCACGGGAACTTTGACTTCGCCCACGGTAACCCCTCGGGcgggggaggtggtggaggtggaccGAGAGGAGGAGGATCCCCCATGAGTGACTTTATCCACACCCCTCAGCTGTCTCACCCCCCAGACTTCCCTGGGGGTCTTCTATCCCAGGACAAGCCCCTCAGCCACGGCATCAACGGCCCT aTGTCTCATCCTTCCAGCACTGATCAGTCCCATAATTCCATGCAACAGCAGAGCTTGCACGCGCCTCCTCACCCCAACAACCAGTTGATACATCACGGTGGCAGCCAATCAGGGCAGTCGTTACATCACAGCGGCCAATCGTTGCTGCCACCTCGCCAGCAGGCCCCGCCTCCCCAGCTGCAGCAAGGCCAGAACAGCCACCAGCACAGCGATCTGAACTTTAACCCCTCCTCGGGCATCGAAGGTCAAATCAGTGGTGACATGCCCGAGCCCTCCCTAGAT ctgcTTCCAGAGCTGGCCAACCCAGACGAGCTCCTGTCCTATCTGGACCCCCCGGACCTCCCCTCCAACAGCAACGATGACCTGCTCTCCCTCTTTGAGAACAATTAA